The following coding sequences are from one Triticum dicoccoides isolate Atlit2015 ecotype Zavitan chromosome 4A, WEW_v2.0, whole genome shotgun sequence window:
- the LOC119289264 gene encoding homeobox protein knotted-1-like 4: MDQFPLLPSSSKANTSTPLYLTLDNTTSGASTSPVPEPAPAPPEPSRQSNHDRGTDTVKAKIMSHPLYPALLTAFIECQKVGAPPEIVGRLSALAGDLDSDPGDRRQDPVPDPELDEFMETYCDVLVRYKQELTRPVQEADQFFRAMEAQMESFTLDDHSYVEGGGSSEDEQEIGDVGGLPEITSHCAEDKELKSHLLNKYSGYLSSLWRDLSKKKKKGKLPRDARQKLLHWWQLHYRWPYPSELEKAALAESTGLDAKQINNWFINQRKRHWKPTPPAMEYMSQQQHPYGGPSSSSSAPFLTTDGHYFAGGSAYPRGP, translated from the exons ATGGATCAGTTTCCCCTTCTTCCTAGTAGCTCCAAGGCCAACACCTCCACACCCTTGTACCTCACCTTAGACAACACAACCTCGGGGGCATCCACCTCACCAGTGCCggagccggcgccggcgccgcctgAACCTTCTAGACAATCCAACCATGACAGGGGAACGGATACAGTCAAAGCCAAGATCATGTCGCACCCTCTCTATCCTGCTCTCCTGACAGCCTTCATAGAGTGCCAGAAG GTCGGAGCCCCGCCGGAGATTGTCGGCCGGTTGTCCGCCCTAGCCGGCGACCTCGATTCAGATCCTGGCGACCGGCGCCAAGACCCGGTGCCTGACCCAGAACTTGATGAGTTCATG GAGACCTACTGCGATGTGCTGGTCAGGTACAAGCAGGAGCTCACGAGACCAGTCCAAGAAGCCGACCAGTTCTTCAGGGCCATGGAGGCGCAGATGGAGTCGTTTACGCTAG ATGACCACAGCTACGTCGAAGGGGGCGGTTCCTCCGAAGACGAGCAAGAAATCGGCGACGTCGGCGGCCTGCCGGAGATCACGAGCCACTGCGCGGAGGACAAGGAGCTCAAGAGCCACCTCCTGAACAAGTACAGCGGCTACCTGAGCAGCCTCTGGAGGGacctctccaagaagaagaagaaaggcaagCTGCCGAGGGACGCGCGCCAGAAGCTCCTGCACTGGTGGCAGCTGCACTACAGATGGCCCTACCCCTCG GAGCTGGAGAAGGCGGCGCTGGCGGAGTCGACGGGGCTGGACGCGAAGCAGATCAACAACTGGTTCATCAACCAGCGGAAGCGGCACTGGAAGCCCACGCCGCCGGCCATGGAGTACATGTCGCAGCAACAGCACCCCTACGGCGGCCCTTCGAGCAGCTCTTCCGCCCCCTTTCTGACGACGGACGGGCATTACTTCGCCGGAGGAAGCGCGTATCCTCGTGGGCCCTGA